Proteins from a single region of Juglans microcarpa x Juglans regia isolate MS1-56 chromosome 5S, Jm3101_v1.0, whole genome shotgun sequence:
- the LOC121268621 gene encoding BTB/POZ domain and ankyrin repeat-containing protein NOOT2-like: MTLDESLRSLSLDYLYLLVNGQAFSDVTFSVEGRLVHAHRCILAARSLFFRKFFCGPDPPSGLDPAGSRINPAATPGSRSGVIPVNSVGYEVFLLLLQFLYSGQVSIVPQKHEPRANCGERGCWHTHCTSAVNLALDTLAAARSFGVEQLTLLTQKQLASMVEKASIEDVMKVLLASRKQEMHQLWTTCSHLVAKSGLPPEVLAKHLPIEVVAKIEELRLKSSLARRSLMPHHHHHQHQDLGAAADLEDQKIRRMRRALDSSDVELVKLMVMGEGLNLDEALALHYAVESCSREVVKALLELGAADVNYPAGPAGKTPLHIAAEMVSPDMVAVLLDHHADPTVRTIDGVSPLDVLRTLTSDFLFKGAVPGLTHIEPNKLRLCLELVQSAALVLSREEGNASVPTSTAIYPPMSDDHSSGSSGNNMAANLNLDSRLVYLNLGATASGQMRSRSMDGEDDSSHHSQRNSMNRHGSQGGCDPTLYHHSHDF; encoded by the exons ATGACCCTCGATGAGTCCCTTAGATCTCTTTCCCTGGACTATCTCTACCTCCTCGTCAACGGCCAAGCCTTCAGCGACGTAACCTTCAGCGTGGAGGGCCGTCTAGTCCACGCCCACCGATGCATCCTGGCCGCGAGGAGTCTCTTCTTTAGGAAATTCTTTTGTGGGCCCGACCCGCCTTCAGGGCTGGACCCCGCTGGGTCCAGAATCAACCCCGCGGCGACACCGGGTTCGAGGTCGGGTGTGATACCGGTGAACTCGGTGGGCTATGAGGTGTTCTTGCTGCTGCTGCAGTTCTTGTACAGTGGCCAAGTCTCTATTGTGCCTCAGAAGCATGAGCCAAGGGCTAATTGTGGGGAGAGAGGATGCTGGCACACGCATTGCACCTCAGCCGTTAATCTTGCTCTTGACACTCTTGCTGCCGCTAGATCTTTTGGTGTTGAACAGCTCACATTGCTCACTCAG AAGCAATTGGCAAGCATGGTGGAGAAAGCCTCAATTGAAGATGTAATGAAAGTACTACTAGCTTCAAGAAAGCAAGAAATGCACCAACTCTGGACCACATGTTCCCATCTTGTTGCGAAATCCGGCCTCCCTCCAGAAGTCTTAGCCAAGCACCTCCCGATCGAAGTCGTGGCCAAGATTGAAGAGCTGCGCCTCAAATCCTCTCTGGCTCGCCGCTCCCTCATGCCCCACCACCATCACCACCAGCACCAAGATCTTGGTGCAGCCGCTGATCTCGAAGACCAAAAGATTCGTCGTATGAGAAGGGCACTCGACTCGTCTGATGTGGAACTCGTCAAGCTTATGGTCATGGGTGAAGGACTAAATCTCGACGAGGCATTAGCTTTGCACTACGCTGTAGAAAGTTGCAGCCGAGAAGTTGTGAAAGCCTTGCTTGAGCTCGGTGCAGCCGATGTTAATTACCCAGCAGGACCTGCCGGAAAAACCCCACTTCACATTGCTGCAGAAATGGTGTCGCCGGACATGGTAGCAGTCCTCCTCGACCACCATGCCGACCCGACTGTTCGAACCATCGACGGGGTTTCTCCCCTCGACGTTCTCCGAACCCTAACATCCGATTTCCTCTTCAAAGGAGCTGTACCGGGGCTAACACATATCGAACCCAATAAGCTCAGGCTCTGCCTGGAGCTGGTTCAGTCTGCGGCACTCGTTCTTTCGCGGGAAGAGGGCAATGCAAGTGTTCCTACTTCGACCGCTATATATCCGCCAATGAGCGATGATCATAGCAGCGGTAGCAGCGGAAACAACATGGCGGCGAACCTTAACCTTGATTCAAGGCTTGTTTATCTCAATCTGGGTGCGACGGCTTCAGGTCAAATGAGATCAAGATCAATGGATGGAGAGGATGACAGCAGCCACCATAGCCAAAGGAATTCTATGAACAGGCATGGGTCGCAAGGTGGCTGTGATCCAACATTGTATCACCACTCTCATGACTTCTAA